A portion of the Nitratidesulfovibrio termitidis HI1 genome contains these proteins:
- a CDS encoding methyl-accepting chemotaxis protein — MRSIKLTLLVGLCLAVIVPFVAIYSIIHSRVSDQAVAAFSTATRNEITQVDRAMGFLLDDARRNAAMIAASPLNGLIDERVTSYLGPEEKPRTPADDDAYGQQMSPLLQWIKTTHPSYDSVYIGTRWGGNVLSNVQGTRKSYDPRSRVWWQVALKDTSQPQVTAAYKGTTGDAMISVAKAYVRSGEAVAVAAIDLTLNELSDAMATIRLGKSGYVMLVQGDGTVIANPRDKTMNFKNIADAGDPAFKTLFDHGSGSTQVTIGGTPCLAEVFTSPKLGWRFIGIIDRAEVLAGANDLLLQIGVIMAVSVAVILAALGLFMDRLVVRGLLRVTAFLRGISQGNYAARIGLARRDEIGQIYTALDDMAATLEGNIAEITRKTKEAELRARDAQEASGRAEAACAMAEVAQREGMQAAALRLEDVVAHVTAASAEIARQTEEIRHGAVVQGQRIAETATAMEEMNATVLEVARNAGKAATESSAARDKAVDGERTVQRSIEAMRGTRDRTMGLKANMDNLGRQAESIGTIMTVIEDIADQTNLLALNAAIEAARAGDAGRGFAVVADEVRKLAEKTMGATKQVGDSIRAIQAEARQNMQAVEGAVQDMAQVVELTGTSGQVLDEIVREVETSADQIRGIATAAEQQSATSDEINRSIDEINRITADTAHGVARTSDAVRELSEQMALIGGIIRELKGGK, encoded by the coding sequence ATGCGCTCCATCAAGCTCACCCTGCTCGTGGGCCTTTGCCTTGCCGTCATCGTGCCCTTCGTAGCCATCTATTCCATCATCCATTCGCGGGTCAGCGACCAGGCCGTGGCGGCCTTCTCCACGGCCACCCGCAACGAGATCACCCAGGTGGACCGGGCCATGGGCTTTCTGCTGGACGACGCCCGGCGCAACGCGGCCATGATCGCCGCCAGCCCCCTGAACGGACTGATCGACGAACGGGTGACCAGCTACCTCGGCCCCGAGGAAAAGCCCCGCACCCCCGCCGACGACGATGCCTACGGCCAGCAGATGAGCCCGCTGTTGCAGTGGATCAAGACCACCCACCCCAGCTACGACAGCGTGTACATAGGCACCCGCTGGGGCGGCAACGTGCTCAGCAACGTGCAGGGCACCCGCAAGAGCTACGACCCACGCTCCCGGGTGTGGTGGCAGGTGGCGCTGAAGGACACCTCGCAGCCGCAGGTCACCGCCGCCTACAAGGGCACCACCGGTGATGCCATGATCAGCGTGGCCAAGGCCTACGTGCGCAGCGGCGAGGCCGTGGCCGTGGCCGCCATCGACCTGACCCTGAACGAGCTTTCCGACGCCATGGCCACCATCCGTCTGGGCAAGAGCGGCTACGTGATGCTGGTGCAGGGCGACGGCACCGTCATCGCCAACCCGCGCGACAAGACCATGAATTTCAAGAACATCGCCGACGCGGGCGACCCGGCCTTCAAGACCCTGTTCGATCACGGCTCCGGCTCGACGCAGGTGACCATCGGCGGCACCCCGTGCCTGGCCGAGGTGTTCACCTCGCCCAAACTGGGCTGGAGGTTCATCGGCATCATCGACAGGGCCGAGGTGCTGGCGGGGGCCAACGACCTGCTGCTGCAGATCGGCGTGATCATGGCCGTGTCCGTGGCGGTGATCCTGGCGGCGCTGGGGCTGTTCATGGACCGCCTGGTGGTGCGCGGGCTGCTGCGGGTCACCGCGTTCCTGCGGGGCATCTCGCAGGGCAACTACGCGGCGCGCATCGGCCTTGCCCGGCGCGACGAGATCGGCCAGATCTACACCGCGTTGGACGACATGGCCGCCACGCTGGAAGGCAACATCGCCGAAATCACCCGTAAGACCAAAGAGGCCGAACTCCGGGCCCGAGACGCCCAGGAGGCGTCTGGCCGGGCAGAGGCCGCCTGCGCCATGGCCGAGGTGGCTCAGCGCGAGGGCATGCAGGCCGCCGCGCTGCGGCTGGAGGACGTGGTGGCCCACGTTACCGCCGCTTCTGCAGAAATCGCCCGTCAGACCGAGGAAATCCGCCATGGTGCCGTGGTGCAGGGCCAGCGCATTGCCGAAACGGCCACCGCCATGGAAGAAATGAACGCCACCGTGCTGGAAGTGGCCCGCAACGCGGGCAAGGCCGCCACGGAAAGTTCCGCCGCCAGGGACAAGGCCGTGGACGGTGAACGCACCGTGCAGCGCTCCATCGAAGCCATGCGGGGCACCCGCGACCGTACCATGGGGCTGAAGGCCAACATGGACAACCTGGGCCGCCAGGCAGAGTCCATCGGCACCATCATGACCGTCATCGAGGACATCGCGGACCAGACCAACCTGCTGGCGCTGAACGCCGCCATCGAGGCGGCGCGCGCAGGCGACGCCGGGCGCGGCTTTGCCGTGGTGGCCGACGAGGTACGCAAGCTGGCCGAAAAGACCATGGGGGCCACCAAGCAGGTGGGCGATTCCATCCGGGCCATCCAGGCCGAGGCGCGCCAGAACATGCAGGCCGTGGAAGGCGCGGTGCAGGACATGGCGCAGGTGGTGGAACTGACAGGCACCTCCGGCCAGGTGCTGGACGAGATCGTGCGCGAGGTGGAAACATCCGCCGACCAGATCCGGGGCATCGCCACCGCCGCCGAACAGCAGTCGGCCACCAGCGACGAGATCAACCGGTCCATCGACGAAATCAACCGCATCACGGCAGACACCGCCCACGGCGTGGCCCGCACCTCCGATGCGGTGCGCGAGCTGTCGGAACAGATGGCCCTGATCGGGGGCATCATCCGTGAGCTCAAGGGCGGCAAGTAA
- a CDS encoding glycosyltransferase family 2 protein, with amino-acid sequence MGCPYYAALCAIVKDEHLALPEFVAYHHAIGFEKFIFYDNESAIPVRETLKEYVARGIADVYRVVGKSMQMPCYTQCIQDYRHKARWIAFIDADEFLILKRHADVRLLLFEYEAHAGLAVHWVTHGSAGHLGRPGGLVLDNYTEFFTDNLPDNLHVKSIVQPARTERARDPHQFLFTPGHGCVDEHGSPVTSAFAPFTADIVQLNHYLFKSQQDYEAKMRRGRADNHELGDLRKLEGFWRQATRPTAAWRPLSHQRSLRLRQAVDTGQPYRDDAHLDVNAACADEAQLYATVQDHLARGRPRAALLHAVLYRNTHGYCWSAGWLTMLAWLSLRRKDMALAEADNLLRHEPSVRSHYQRFYVLDKLGEREKALHAGRYIRFACEILKQTASPEYAELRRIDTRRGLGIW; translated from the coding sequence ATGGGATGCCCGTACTACGCCGCCCTCTGCGCCATCGTGAAGGACGAACACCTCGCCCTGCCGGAGTTCGTTGCCTACCACCACGCCATCGGCTTCGAGAAGTTCATCTTCTACGACAACGAAAGCGCCATCCCCGTGCGCGAAACCCTGAAGGAATACGTGGCGCGCGGCATTGCCGATGTGTACCGGGTGGTGGGCAAAAGCATGCAGATGCCCTGCTACACCCAGTGCATCCAGGATTACCGCCACAAGGCGCGCTGGATCGCCTTCATCGACGCGGACGAATTCCTGATCCTCAAGCGCCATGCCGACGTGCGCCTGCTGCTGTTCGAGTATGAGGCCCACGCGGGTCTGGCCGTGCACTGGGTCACCCACGGTTCTGCCGGGCATCTGGGCAGGCCTGGCGGACTCGTGCTGGACAATTACACGGAATTCTTCACCGACAATCTGCCCGACAACCTGCACGTGAAGAGCATCGTGCAGCCCGCCCGTACCGAGAGAGCGCGCGACCCGCACCAGTTCCTCTTCACTCCCGGCCACGGTTGCGTGGACGAGCACGGCAGCCCGGTGACCAGCGCCTTTGCCCCCTTCACGGCGGACATCGTGCAGCTGAACCACTACCTGTTCAAATCGCAGCAGGATTACGAGGCCAAGATGCGCCGGGGCCGGGCCGACAACCACGAACTCGGCGACCTGCGCAAGCTGGAGGGGTTCTGGCGCCAGGCCACCCGCCCCACGGCGGCGTGGCGGCCCCTGTCGCACCAGCGTTCGCTGCGATTGCGCCAGGCCGTGGATACCGGTCAGCCCTACCGTGACGATGCGCATCTGGACGTAAACGCCGCCTGCGCCGACGAGGCCCAGTTGTATGCCACGGTGCAGGACCACCTGGCCCGCGGGCGGCCCCGCGCGGCCCTGCTGCACGCCGTACTGTACCGCAACACCCACGGCTACTGCTGGAGCGCGGGCTGGCTGACCATGCTGGCCTGGCTGTCCTTGCGCCGCAAGGACATGGCCCTGGCCGAGGCCGACAACCTGCTGCGCCATGAGCCCTCCGTGCGTTCGCACTACCAGCGCTTCTACGTGCTGGACAAACTGGGCGAGCGCGAAAAGGCCCTGCACGCGGGGCGCTACATCCGCTTTGCCTGCGAAATCCTGAAGCAGACCGCCAGCCCGGAATACGCCGAACTGCGCAGGATCGACACCAGGCGCGGCCTGGGCATCTGGTAG
- a CDS encoding MFS transporter: MSPIVSSMPSPASPDYSQAATAPRAATTEPDAQPDRMSGHGQGRELSGALVLLMAAAAGLCVASIYYNQPMLGILARAFHAGQDEISLVPILTQAGYAAGLLLLTPLGDRLERRGLIVWSVSALAAALVLSGFTQGLWTLAAASLAVGALATVAQQIIPMAAQLAPDNQKGRVVGLVMAGLLSGILLSRTVSGLVSEYASWRLLFWAAGGVCAVLAAVLAARLPIVRPATTISYPRLLLSLLQLFRTHGLLRRSGLVQGLLFAGFVSFWASLAFFLEQPPFRMGSAVAGALGVIGIVGVMIAPLAGRLADKWRGQDGNRRIIVLGAAAVAASFALFWAGRASMAALVAGIILMDAGLQASMVANQARVYALDAGARSRLNTVYMTMMFIGGALGTAIGAQAYAHFGWAGVCGFGAASSMVGFACEYLGGRA, from the coding sequence ATGTCCCCCATCGTTTCCTCCATGCCTTCCCCTGCCTCGCCGGATTATTCCCAGGCCGCCACTGCACCCCGCGCCGCCACCACCGAACCGGATGCCCAACCGGACAGGATGTCCGGGCACGGACAAGGCCGCGAGCTGAGCGGCGCGCTGGTGCTGCTCATGGCCGCCGCCGCGGGCCTGTGCGTAGCAAGCATCTACTACAACCAGCCCATGCTGGGCATTCTGGCCCGCGCCTTTCATGCCGGGCAGGACGAAATCTCGCTCGTCCCCATCCTGACGCAGGCGGGCTATGCCGCCGGGCTGCTGCTGCTCACGCCCCTGGGCGACCGGCTGGAACGGCGCGGGCTCATCGTCTGGAGCGTGTCCGCCCTGGCCGCGGCGCTGGTGCTGTCCGGCTTCACGCAGGGGTTGTGGACGCTGGCCGCCGCCAGCCTGGCCGTGGGCGCACTGGCCACCGTGGCCCAGCAGATCATCCCCATGGCCGCGCAACTGGCCCCGGACAACCAGAAGGGCCGCGTGGTGGGTCTGGTCATGGCGGGGCTGCTGTCCGGCATCCTGCTGTCGCGTACGGTCAGCGGGCTGGTTTCGGAATACGCCAGCTGGCGTCTGCTCTTCTGGGCGGCGGGTGGGGTATGCGCGGTGCTGGCGGCGGTACTGGCCGCACGCCTGCCCATTGTCCGGCCCGCCACCACCATCAGCTACCCCCGGCTGCTGCTCTCGCTGCTGCAACTGTTTCGCACGCACGGCCTGCTGCGCCGTTCCGGCCTGGTGCAGGGGCTGCTGTTCGCGGGCTTCGTGTCGTTCTGGGCCAGCCTGGCCTTCTTTCTGGAGCAGCCCCCGTTCCGCATGGGCAGCGCCGTGGCCGGGGCGCTGGGTGTCATCGGCATCGTCGGGGTCATGATCGCGCCGCTGGCAGGACGGCTGGCCGACAAGTGGCGCGGGCAGGACGGCAACCGGCGCATCATCGTGCTGGGGGCTGCCGCCGTGGCCGCCTCGTTCGCGCTGTTCTGGGCGGGGCGTGCGTCCATGGCCGCGCTGGTGGCGGGCATCATCCTGATGGACGCGGGGTTGCAGGCGTCCATGGTCGCCAATCAGGCGCGGGTCTATGCGCTGGACGCCGGGGCGCGCAGCCGCCTGAACACCGTGTACATGACCATGATGTTCATCGGCGGCGCACTGGGCACCGCCATTGGCGCACAGGCATACGCGCACTTCGGCTGGGCCGGGGTATGCGGCTTTGGCGCGGCCAGTTCAATGGTGGGGTTTGCCTGCGAATATCTGGGCGGCAGGGCGTAG
- a CDS encoding TetR/AcrR family transcriptional regulator translates to MDTPAPKKRPRGRPRCDASRTQILEATNALLEEVGYARLTMEGIAARAGVSKATLYRWWPGKGAVAMEAFMDATNPRIDFPHTDSAVADVTAQMHLLAAAYRGVTGRLVRELIGLGQGDPQTLAAFVESYLLPRRAAAKDTLRRGIAQGELRPDIDLDLLVDALYAPIFHRLLLQHGPLDDAFIRAVAATAFASVVLPR, encoded by the coding sequence ATGGACACACCCGCCCCCAAGAAACGCCCCCGTGGCCGCCCCCGCTGCGACGCCTCGCGCACGCAGATCCTGGAGGCCACCAACGCCCTGCTCGAGGAAGTCGGCTACGCCCGCCTGACCATGGAGGGCATTGCCGCGCGCGCCGGGGTCAGCAAGGCCACCCTGTACCGTTGGTGGCCGGGCAAGGGGGCCGTGGCCATGGAGGCGTTCATGGACGCCACCAACCCGCGCATCGACTTTCCCCACACCGACTCCGCCGTGGCCGACGTGACCGCCCAGATGCATCTGCTGGCCGCCGCCTATCGCGGCGTTACCGGACGGCTGGTGCGCGAACTCATCGGACTTGGCCAGGGCGATCCGCAAACCCTGGCCGCCTTCGTGGAAAGCTACCTGCTGCCGCGCCGCGCGGCGGCCAAGGACACGTTGCGGCGCGGCATCGCCCAGGGCGAACTGCGCCCGGACATCGATCTCGATCTGCTGGTGGACGCGCTGTACGCGCCCATTTTCCACCGCCTGCTGTTGCAGCACGGGCCGCTGGACGATGCGTTCATCCGCGCCGTCGCCGCCACGGCGTTCGCCTCCGTGGTGCTGCCCCGGTAA
- a CDS encoding LysE family translocator encodes MAFGTWFTYFLLMTAIAYTPGPMTMFSMSTSVRNGFARTVPAILGGSCAYCVQMVVVYFGLGAIVQGSVVVFNCIKWVGVAYLVALAVKNWRAVPMASDEEDARPAPAPRRQFCLGFATGMSNPKSILVFTVLFPQFIEPAHYTAHFCILAGSFFVIQGSSAVSYALFGARVFRWLRRRSLEHLQHKTTAAILFGAAGMLAVSRR; translated from the coding sequence ATGGCATTCGGCACATGGTTCACCTATTTTCTGCTCATGACGGCCATTGCGTACACGCCGGGGCCCATGACCATGTTCTCCATGTCCACCAGCGTGCGCAACGGCTTCGCGCGCACCGTGCCCGCCATTCTGGGCGGCTCGTGCGCCTACTGCGTGCAGATGGTGGTGGTGTATTTCGGCCTGGGGGCCATCGTGCAGGGCTCGGTGGTGGTGTTCAACTGCATCAAGTGGGTGGGCGTGGCCTACCTGGTGGCGCTGGCCGTGAAGAACTGGCGCGCCGTGCCCATGGCCAGTGACGAAGAGGACGCCCGGCCCGCTCCGGCCCCGCGCAGGCAGTTCTGCCTGGGCTTTGCCACAGGCATGTCCAACCCCAAGTCCATTCTGGTGTTCACCGTGCTGTTTCCGCAGTTCATCGAGCCCGCCCACTACACCGCGCACTTCTGCATTCTTGCGGGCAGCTTCTTTGTCATTCAGGGCAGCAGCGCGGTGTCGTACGCCCTGTTCGGGGCGCGGGTGTTCCGCTGGCTGCGGCGCCGGTCGCTGGAGCACCTCCAGCACAAGACCACGGCGGCCATCCTGTTCGGCGCGGCGGGGATGCTGGCGGTCAGCAGACGGTAG
- the lgt gene encoding prolipoprotein diacylglyceryl transferase yields the protein MLAYPRIDPVAVSIGPLQFRWYGLMYLFGFVSGWWLGRRRAAQPGSDWHPQQVDDMVTWAIFGVVLGGRLGYILFYDLAYYVSQPAAIFQIWNGGMSFHGGLLGVLFAVWLYARRAGREFLSVVDFVAPLIPPGLFFGRIGNFINGELWGAPTTLPWAMVFPDGGPFPRHPSQLYEATLEGVVLFAAVWWFSGRKRPVGAVSGLFGLLYAVFRFAVEFVREPDPQLGYLAFGWLTMGQVLCLPLFGVGLWLLLRSRRTAQGPAAR from the coding sequence ATGCTCGCATATCCCCGCATAGATCCCGTGGCCGTTTCCATCGGCCCGTTGCAGTTCCGCTGGTACGGGCTGATGTACCTGTTCGGTTTCGTCTCCGGCTGGTGGCTGGGCCGACGCCGCGCCGCGCAGCCCGGCAGCGACTGGCACCCGCAGCAGGTGGACGACATGGTCACCTGGGCCATCTTCGGCGTGGTGCTGGGGGGGCGGCTGGGCTACATCCTGTTCTACGACCTGGCCTATTACGTCAGCCAGCCCGCCGCCATCTTTCAGATATGGAACGGGGGCATGTCCTTCCACGGCGGATTGCTGGGGGTGCTGTTCGCGGTGTGGCTGTACGCCCGGCGTGCAGGGCGCGAGTTCCTGTCCGTAGTGGACTTCGTGGCGCCGCTGATTCCGCCGGGGCTGTTCTTTGGCCGCATCGGCAACTTCATCAACGGCGAGTTGTGGGGCGCGCCCACCACGCTGCCGTGGGCCATGGTGTTTCCCGATGGCGGCCCCTTCCCCCGCCACCCTTCGCAATTGTACGAGGCCACGCTGGAAGGCGTGGTGCTGTTTGCCGCCGTATGGTGGTTTTCCGGCCGCAAGCGCCCGGTGGGTGCAGTGTCCGGCCTGTTCGGCCTGCTGTACGCGGTCTTCCGCTTTGCCGTGGAATTCGTGCGCGAGCCCGATCCGCAGCTGGGCTATCTGGCCTTCGGCTGGCTGACCATGGGGCAGGTGCTGTGCCTGCCGCTGTTTGGCGTGGGGCTGTGGCTGCTGCTGCGCAGCCGTAGGACGGCGCAAGGGCCTGCCGCGCGATAG
- the infA gene encoding translation initiation factor IF-1, with product MAKEDAIEVDGVVQEALPNAMFRVELENGHEVLAHISGKMRKFYIRILPGDRVKVELSPYDLTRGRITYRMK from the coding sequence ATGGCAAAGGAAGATGCCATCGAGGTTGACGGCGTTGTGCAGGAAGCCCTGCCCAACGCGATGTTTCGTGTGGAACTCGAGAACGGCCACGAAGTGCTGGCCCACATCTCCGGCAAGATGCGCAAGTTCTACATCCGCATCCTGCCCGGCGACCGTGTGAAGGTAGAGCTTTCGCCGTACGACCTGACGCGTGGCCGCATCACCTACCGCATGAAATAG